A single window of Streptomyces sp. NBC_00464 DNA harbors:
- a CDS encoding DNA repair ATPase: MDTATPPPPDGPADGAYDVLRRRLRAQAAELAHRAETLNARRTEEFGSTGLRLLGSEQIRTAQPSTPRDLVAIGGQLLFGFERGAGRTDDPAVADVLALYGADLSNGTHPLLADEDFVREFRGLHRYYRDARLLRLRRTDGRLLAVFRTGDTAEDIRVLRWALDADGSPGAFLDARGERDHVFPPSHDFTWTLAGREAHIAGRHPHIAVGTGGRSGTGDRDPDRAPLFVSTLGGHLTLKTVDDTETPDGIYREPVTEPLQSLADAEVEYAQTGPLVLLRIRPYKEEAWRHLVFNRLLGTVQRLDGIGPACHRLPEDQGIIFPGGYYLTAGTAKTFDIARPLTDPVFEGAVRSPNGEDVLYAFRSREDGRGLLLPYNVIRQEVATPLQGRGHALLDDGTLVLLRDPVEGRDSGAARVHPVQRWQTPYVSDTYAASRPVGTGPLARVGNADLVRGISDCLALAHSADGTTPTAAGYAQLVADCSRATDRYHWLEEGELGALGAPLAALRDTAQQVLAEFDAVQEQTRRAADALAETADRITGLVRRVRGEAPRSAAEWVDRLTELRAAHGHLASLEEMRYADTGRIAELAAATADDISAAGRRAVAFLSGDDAFAGYHEDVARLTEEAAGLATVTDASALGERLAGMTDGLSTVTDVVAGLDIGDGVVRTSILERIAEVLGGVNRARATLDARRRTLLDQEGRAEFTAEFALLGQAVTGALAAADTPDSCDDQLARLLLQLENLEARFAEFDDFLAELGERRTEVYEAFSARRQTLQDALARRTERLAASAVRVLETVARRSSALPDADAVHTYFASDPMVAKVRRTAGELRALGDAVRAEELDGHLLAARQEAGRALRDRSELYADGGATIRLGRHRFAVNTQPFELTLVPQGDGLAFAVTGTDYRAPVTDPDFRSTRPYWDQLLPSESPSVYRGEHLAARLLSEQGADPLRSLESDELAALVRESAATAYDEGYQRGVHDEDATAILAALLRLHSAAGLLRFPPAVRAAAQLFWAYGTDDARRTSWTRRARSLARARETFGLTPAVAALQAEWAAAVPGDGAPTVAAYLFEELTSGPDGFVTAASVRTFLDKFRHTTGTSAYDEDLAALADDLPARRQLVEGWLTSYAGASGTNLDAGDLAEAVAVELCPEPVLARYEGDAPLTTTVDGLLGVHPRIERGRLTVRIDELLSRTEEFRTTVVPGFRTYQHRRTALVAAERTRLRLDDHRPRVMSAFVRNRLLDEVYLPLIGDSLAKQLGTADADRRTDAQGLLLLVSPPGYGKTTLMEYVADRLGLVLVKVSGPNLGHDVTSLDPAQARSATARQEIEKINFALEAGNNTLLHIDDIQHTSPELLQKFIPLCDATRRIEGVRDGGPRSYDLRGKRFAVCMTGNPYTESGERFQVPDMLANRADVWNLGEVLSGREDVFALSFVENALTANPVLAPLAGRSREDLALLLRLASGTDATARADRLQHPYAPAEVDRITAVLRHLLHARDTVLAVNAAYIASAAQTDATRTEPPFRLQGSYRNMNRIAERIVPVMNDAELSAVIDDHYAGEAQTLTTGAEAALLKLAALRGTLTPSQAERWSAVTASYVRTQALGGPDGDPLTRAVAALGLLADRIAAVESAISRAADPRHPLTRPPSGGHAGTRAEPHSGTHEDR, translated from the coding sequence ATGGACACCGCCACCCCGCCGCCCCCGGACGGCCCCGCGGACGGGGCCTACGACGTGCTGCGGCGGCGGCTCCGCGCCCAGGCCGCCGAGCTCGCCCACCGCGCCGAAACGCTCAACGCACGCCGGACCGAGGAGTTCGGCTCCACCGGACTGCGGCTGCTCGGCAGCGAGCAGATCCGGACGGCGCAGCCGTCCACCCCCCGCGACCTCGTCGCGATCGGCGGACAGCTCCTGTTCGGCTTCGAGCGGGGCGCGGGCCGGACCGACGACCCCGCCGTCGCCGACGTACTCGCCCTGTACGGCGCAGACCTCAGCAACGGCACCCACCCGCTCCTCGCCGACGAGGACTTCGTACGCGAGTTCCGCGGCCTGCACCGCTACTACCGCGACGCCCGGCTGCTCCGCCTGCGCCGTACCGACGGCCGGCTCCTCGCCGTCTTCCGTACCGGCGACACCGCCGAGGACATCCGCGTCCTGCGCTGGGCGCTCGACGCCGACGGCTCACCCGGCGCCTTCCTCGACGCCCGCGGCGAGCGCGACCACGTGTTCCCACCGTCGCACGACTTCACCTGGACCCTCGCGGGCCGCGAGGCGCACATCGCCGGGCGCCACCCGCACATCGCCGTCGGCACAGGCGGCAGAAGCGGCACCGGGGACCGGGACCCGGACCGCGCCCCGCTCTTCGTCTCCACGCTCGGCGGACACCTCACGCTCAAGACCGTCGACGACACGGAGACCCCCGACGGGATCTACCGGGAGCCGGTCACCGAACCCCTCCAGTCGCTCGCCGACGCCGAGGTCGAGTACGCGCAGACCGGCCCGCTCGTACTGCTGCGCATCCGTCCGTACAAGGAGGAGGCCTGGCGCCATCTCGTCTTCAACCGGCTTCTCGGCACCGTGCAGCGGCTGGACGGGATCGGTCCGGCCTGTCACCGGCTCCCCGAGGACCAGGGAATCATCTTCCCCGGCGGCTACTACCTGACCGCCGGCACCGCCAAGACCTTCGACATCGCCCGGCCGCTCACCGACCCCGTCTTCGAGGGGGCCGTCCGCTCCCCCAACGGCGAGGACGTCCTGTACGCGTTCCGTTCGCGGGAGGACGGGCGCGGCCTGCTGCTCCCGTACAACGTGATCCGGCAAGAGGTCGCCACCCCGCTCCAGGGCCGCGGCCACGCGCTGCTCGACGACGGCACGCTCGTGCTTCTGCGCGACCCGGTGGAGGGCCGGGACAGCGGTGCGGCCCGGGTTCATCCGGTGCAGCGCTGGCAGACGCCGTACGTCTCCGACACCTACGCCGCCTCCCGCCCCGTCGGGACGGGCCCGCTCGCCCGGGTCGGCAACGCCGATCTCGTGCGCGGCATCTCCGACTGCCTCGCGCTCGCGCACAGCGCCGACGGGACCACCCCCACCGCTGCCGGGTACGCGCAGCTGGTGGCCGACTGCTCCCGCGCCACCGACCGGTACCACTGGCTGGAGGAGGGCGAACTCGGCGCCCTCGGCGCGCCGTTGGCGGCGCTCCGTGACACCGCACAGCAGGTGCTCGCCGAGTTCGACGCCGTGCAGGAGCAGACCCGACGGGCCGCCGACGCACTCGCCGAAACGGCGGACCGGATCACCGGCCTCGTCCGCCGGGTCCGCGGCGAGGCCCCCCGGTCGGCCGCCGAATGGGTCGACCGGCTGACCGAACTACGGGCCGCCCACGGCCACTTGGCATCGCTGGAAGAGATGCGGTACGCGGACACCGGGCGGATCGCCGAACTCGCCGCCGCCACGGCCGACGACATCAGCGCCGCGGGCCGGCGTGCGGTCGCGTTCCTGTCCGGGGACGACGCGTTCGCCGGATATCACGAGGATGTCGCCCGGCTCACCGAGGAGGCCGCGGGCCTCGCCACCGTCACCGACGCCTCCGCGCTCGGCGAGCGGCTGGCGGGGATGACGGACGGGCTGAGCACGGTGACGGACGTCGTCGCCGGGCTCGACATCGGTGACGGCGTGGTCCGCACCTCGATCCTGGAGCGGATCGCGGAGGTGCTCGGCGGGGTGAACCGGGCCCGCGCCACGCTCGACGCCCGCCGCCGCACGCTGCTCGACCAGGAGGGCCGGGCGGAGTTCACCGCCGAGTTCGCGCTGCTGGGACAGGCCGTCACGGGCGCGCTGGCCGCCGCGGACACCCCGGACTCCTGCGACGACCAGCTCGCACGGCTGCTGCTGCAACTGGAGAACCTGGAGGCCCGGTTCGCCGAGTTCGACGACTTCCTGGCCGAGCTGGGCGAGCGGCGGACGGAGGTGTACGAGGCGTTCTCGGCCCGCCGGCAGACCCTTCAGGACGCCCTCGCCCGCCGTACGGAACGCCTCGCGGCCTCCGCCGTCCGTGTGCTGGAGACCGTCGCGCGCCGCAGCTCCGCGCTGCCCGACGCGGACGCCGTGCACACCTACTTCGCCTCCGACCCGATGGTCGCCAAGGTCCGCCGCACGGCCGGCGAACTGCGGGCACTCGGTGACGCGGTGCGGGCCGAGGAGCTGGACGGGCACCTGCTCGCCGCCCGCCAGGAGGCGGGGCGGGCGCTGCGCGACCGCAGCGAGCTGTACGCGGACGGCGGGGCGACGATCCGGCTGGGCCGGCACCGCTTCGCGGTGAACACCCAGCCGTTCGAGCTGACGCTGGTGCCCCAGGGGGACGGGCTCGCCTTCGCCGTCACCGGAACCGACTACCGCGCCCCGGTCACCGACCCGGACTTCCGGTCCACCCGCCCGTACTGGGACCAGCTGCTGCCCTCCGAGTCCCCGTCCGTCTACCGGGGCGAGCACCTGGCCGCCCGGCTCCTGTCCGAGCAGGGCGCGGACCCGCTGAGGTCCCTGGAATCGGATGAACTGGCCGCACTCGTAAGGGAATCGGCTGCCACCGCGTACGACGAGGGGTACCAGCGCGGCGTCCACGACGAGGACGCCACGGCGATCCTGGCCGCCCTGCTGCGGTTGCACTCAGCCGCGGGACTGCTGCGCTTCCCGCCCGCCGTGCGGGCCGCCGCCCAGCTCTTCTGGGCGTACGGGACGGACGACGCCCGCCGGACGTCCTGGACGCGCCGGGCGCGTTCGCTGGCGCGCGCCCGCGAGACGTTCGGCCTCACCCCGGCCGTCGCCGCCCTTCAGGCGGAGTGGGCCGCGGCCGTCCCGGGGGACGGCGCCCCCACCGTGGCCGCCTACCTCTTCGAGGAGCTGACGAGCGGCCCGGACGGCTTCGTCACCGCCGCATCCGTCCGCACCTTCCTGGACAAGTTCCGCCACACGACCGGCACTTCGGCGTACGACGAGGATCTGGCCGCTCTCGCGGACGATCTGCCGGCCCGCCGCCAGCTCGTCGAGGGCTGGCTCACCTCGTACGCCGGGGCGAGCGGGACAAACCTGGACGCGGGCGATCTCGCGGAGGCCGTCGCCGTCGAGCTGTGCCCCGAGCCGGTCCTGGCACGCTACGAGGGCGACGCGCCCCTCACCACGACCGTGGACGGCCTCCTGGGCGTCCACCCGCGCATCGAGCGGGGCCGGCTGACCGTACGGATCGATGAACTGCTTTCCCGTACCGAGGAGTTCCGTACCACCGTCGTCCCCGGCTTCCGCACCTACCAGCACCGGCGCACCGCCCTGGTCGCCGCCGAGCGCACCCGGCTGCGACTGGACGACCACCGGCCCCGGGTCATGTCCGCCTTCGTCCGCAACCGGCTGCTCGACGAGGTGTACCTGCCGCTGATCGGCGACAGCCTCGCCAAGCAGCTCGGCACCGCGGACGCCGACCGGCGTACCGATGCGCAGGGCCTGCTGCTGCTCGTGTCGCCGCCCGGCTACGGCAAGACGACGCTCATGGAGTACGTCGCCGACCGGCTCGGGCTGGTCCTCGTCAAGGTCAGCGGGCCGAACCTCGGCCACGACGTGACCTCGCTGGACCCCGCGCAGGCACGCAGCGCCACCGCGCGCCAGGAGATCGAGAAGATCAACTTCGCGCTGGAGGCGGGCAACAACACCCTGCTCCACATCGACGACATCCAGCACACCTCACCGGAACTGCTCCAGAAGTTCATCCCGCTCTGCGACGCCACCCGCAGGATCGAGGGCGTGCGGGACGGCGGACCGCGCAGCTACGACCTGCGGGGCAAGCGGTTCGCGGTGTGCATGACGGGCAACCCGTACACCGAGTCCGGGGAGCGGTTCCAGGTTCCCGACATGCTGGCCAACCGGGCCGACGTCTGGAACCTGGGCGAGGTGCTGAGCGGGCGCGAGGACGTCTTCGCGCTGAGCTTCGTCGAGAACGCGCTGACCGCGAACCCGGTCCTGGCCCCGCTCGCCGGCCGGTCCCGCGAGGACCTCGCCCTGCTCCTGCGGCTCGCCTCCGGCACCGACGCCACCGCCCGCGCGGACCGGCTCCAACACCCCTACGCACCGGCCGAGGTGGACCGCATCACCGCCGTGCTCCGCCATCTGCTGCACGCCCGGGACACCGTCCTCGCGGTCAACGCCGCCTACATCGCCTCGGCCGCGCAGACGGACGCGACGCGCACCGAGCCGCCGTTCCGCCTGCAGGGCTCGTACCGCAACATGAACCGCATCGCCGAGCGCATCGTGCCCGTGATGAACGACGCCGAACTGTCCGCCGTCATCGACGACCACTACGCGGGCGAGGCCCAGACGCTCACCACCGGCGCCGAAGCCGCCCTGCTGAAACTCGCCGCCCTGCGCGGCACCCTGACCCCGTCCCAGGCCGAGCGCTGGTCGGCCGTCACCGCCTCGTACGTACGCACCCAGGCGCTCGGCGGACCCGACGGCGATCCGCTGACCCGTGCGGTGGCCGCACTCGGCCTGCTCGCGGACCGGATCGCGGCCGTCGAATCGGCGATCAGCCGGGCGGCCGACCCCCGCCACCCGCTCACCCGGCCGCCGTCCGGCGGACACGCCGGAACACGGGCAGAGCCACACTCCGGGACACACGAAGACCGCTGA
- a CDS encoding flotillin family protein → MEAISLGLGLLIAVVLLIAIALLMIVSRLFRKVEQGKALIISKTKKVDVTFTGAVVLPVLHQAEYMDISVKTIEIRRTGREGLICQDNIRADIHINFFVRVNKTVEDVIKVAQAIGTERASDKVAIQEFFAAKFSEALKTVGKQLDFVDLYTKREEFRDRIIRVIGTDLNGYHLDDAAIDFLEQTPMAQLDGANILDAQGIRKITELTAIEHVRTNEFQRTEQKEITRQDVDARETILELERRQAEAEIKQRREVETLRAREEAATARVQEEERLGAQTAFIRTEEQLGIQRENQAREIAVAQKNRERVIAVENERIEKDRLIEVIGRERQTELNRIAATKEVEAERREVADVIRERIAVDRTVAEQEESIKTLRTVEESERTRKSVIIAAEAEAQEKLVKDIKAAEAAEAAATHRAAEQLTLAEARLKTADLDARAKLRLAEGVQAESAAPGLADVQVRDAAAEVIEKTGLAEAEATSARLRAEAEGSRLKALAAAEGTQAQATADAAMIGEKLKAEAAGLTDKAAAMAALDDASRGHEEYRLRLAAEKEIRLAGLEVQRQVAEAQATVLATGLENADIDIVGGESVFFDRLVSSISMGKSLDGFVENSETAKALGGAWLNGTSSFTDDVTRVLGSVSSGDVQNLTVSALLMRMMAAPGGVGAGADQVRELLDHARSLGLADVPVGTVPNPSPGPAPAPARNGTPVG, encoded by the coding sequence ATGGAAGCCATCTCCTTGGGCCTCGGCCTGCTCATCGCCGTGGTCCTGCTCATCGCGATCGCCCTGCTGATGATCGTCAGCCGGCTCTTCCGCAAGGTGGAACAGGGCAAGGCCCTGATCATCTCCAAGACCAAGAAGGTCGACGTCACCTTCACCGGTGCCGTCGTCCTGCCGGTGCTGCACCAGGCCGAGTACATGGACATCTCGGTGAAGACCATCGAGATCCGGCGCACCGGGCGCGAGGGCCTGATCTGCCAGGACAACATCCGCGCCGACATCCACATCAACTTCTTCGTCCGGGTCAACAAGACCGTCGAGGACGTCATCAAGGTCGCCCAGGCCATCGGTACCGAGCGGGCCAGCGACAAGGTGGCGATCCAGGAGTTCTTCGCCGCGAAGTTCTCCGAGGCGCTCAAGACCGTCGGCAAGCAGCTGGACTTCGTCGACCTGTACACCAAGCGCGAGGAGTTCCGGGACCGCATCATCCGGGTCATCGGCACCGACCTCAACGGCTACCACCTCGACGACGCGGCGATCGACTTCCTTGAGCAGACGCCGATGGCGCAGCTCGACGGCGCCAACATCCTCGACGCGCAGGGCATCCGCAAGATCACGGAGCTGACCGCGATCGAGCACGTACGGACGAACGAGTTCCAGCGCACCGAGCAGAAGGAGATCACCCGGCAGGACGTGGACGCCCGGGAGACCATCCTGGAGCTGGAGCGCCGGCAGGCCGAGGCCGAGATCAAGCAGCGCCGCGAGGTGGAGACGCTGCGCGCCCGCGAGGAGGCGGCCACCGCCCGGGTCCAGGAGGAGGAACGCCTGGGCGCCCAGACCGCGTTCATCCGGACCGAGGAGCAGCTCGGCATCCAGCGGGAGAACCAGGCACGGGAGATCGCGGTCGCGCAGAAGAACCGCGAACGGGTCATCGCCGTGGAGAACGAGCGCATCGAGAAGGACCGCCTGATCGAGGTCATCGGGCGCGAGCGGCAGACCGAACTCAACCGCATCGCCGCGACGAAGGAGGTCGAGGCGGAGCGCCGCGAGGTCGCCGACGTGATCCGCGAGCGCATCGCGGTGGACCGTACGGTGGCCGAGCAGGAGGAGTCCATCAAGACCCTGCGCACCGTCGAGGAGTCCGAGCGCACCCGGAAGTCCGTCATCATCGCCGCCGAGGCGGAGGCCCAGGAGAAGCTGGTCAAGGACATCAAGGCGGCTGAGGCCGCGGAGGCCGCGGCCACCCACCGGGCAGCGGAGCAGCTGACCCTGGCCGAGGCCCGGCTGAAGACCGCGGACCTGGACGCACGGGCGAAGCTGCGGCTGGCCGAGGGGGTCCAGGCGGAGTCGGCGGCGCCGGGACTCGCGGATGTGCAGGTACGGGACGCGGCGGCCGAGGTCATCGAGAAGACCGGCCTGGCCGAGGCCGAGGCGACGTCCGCCCGGCTCAGGGCCGAGGCGGAGGGCTCCCGGCTCAAGGCGCTCGCGGCGGCGGAGGGCACCCAGGCCCAGGCGACGGCCGACGCGGCGATGATCGGCGAGAAGCTGAAGGCCGAGGCGGCGGGGCTCACGGACAAGGCGGCCGCGATGGCGGCGCTGGACGACGCGTCGCGCGGGCACGAGGAGTACCGGCTGCGGCTGGCCGCGGAGAAGGAGATCCGGCTCGCGGGCCTGGAGGTCCAGCGCCAGGTCGCCGAGGCGCAGGCGACGGTGCTGGCGACGGGCCTGGAGAACGCCGACATCGACATCGTCGGCGGGGAGTCGGTCTTCTTCGACCGGCTGGTCTCGTCCATCTCGATGGGCAAGAGCCTCGACGGATTCGTCGAGAACTCGGAGACGGCGAAGGCGCTGGGCGGGGCGTGGCTGAACGGCACGTCGTCGTTCACGGACGATGTGACGCGGGTGCTGGGTTCGGTGTCGTCGGGTGACGTGCAGAACCTGACGGTGTCGGCGCTGCTGATGCGGATGATGGCTGCGCCGGGGGGTGTGGGTGCGGGTGCGGACCAGGTCCGCGAGCTCCTGGACCACGCGAGGTCCCTGGGCCTGGCGGATGTACCGGTCGGCACGGTACCGAACCCGTCCCCGGGCCCGGCCCCTGCCCCGGCCCGGAACGGTACGCCGGTGGGGTAG
- a CDS encoding PucR family transcriptional regulator has product MVEPVISDSFLEGYARILGEVAVSGRRLTREELDTRRALGRQAAEAGHQLRALVRMHLAETRTTWPAAVPGATAAVTAASTESVLAAVEQSVDAFAEGFERAQRLTIRREEAARREFIDDLLYGRSDLGRLAERATRFGLRLSRAHAVAAASGPEAYTETDAAPRQVESALLARFSGRKILLTTKDGRLICIAPGNQPDVLRYFAKQAHAATDGGRVAVGRPHRGPGGVVQSYDEALDALDLADRMGLDDPVLYAADLLVYPVLTRDRQAMADLVRSELGPLQQARGGAEPLLKTLSVYFDAGCVAAETARRLALSVRALTYRLERIHQLTGSDPSDPMHRYTLQTAVIGARLLDWPAKEV; this is encoded by the coding sequence GTGGTGGAACCGGTGATTTCCGACAGTTTTCTGGAGGGCTACGCCCGGATCCTGGGCGAAGTAGCCGTCTCCGGCCGTCGGCTCACCCGGGAGGAGCTCGACACCCGCCGCGCCCTCGGCAGGCAGGCCGCCGAGGCCGGACACCAGCTGCGGGCGCTGGTCCGCATGCATCTGGCCGAGACCCGCACCACCTGGCCGGCCGCCGTCCCCGGAGCGACGGCGGCCGTCACCGCCGCGTCCACCGAGAGTGTGCTGGCCGCGGTGGAGCAGTCGGTCGACGCGTTCGCCGAGGGTTTCGAGCGGGCCCAGCGCCTCACCATCCGGCGGGAGGAGGCCGCCCGCCGGGAGTTCATCGACGACCTTCTGTACGGACGCAGCGACCTGGGCCGGCTCGCCGAGCGCGCCACCCGGTTCGGGCTGCGGCTCTCCCGCGCCCATGCCGTCGCTGCGGCGTCGGGCCCGGAGGCGTACACCGAGACCGATGCCGCGCCGCGGCAGGTGGAGTCGGCGCTGCTGGCCCGGTTCAGCGGCCGCAAGATCCTCCTCACGACGAAGGACGGCCGGCTGATCTGCATCGCGCCCGGCAACCAGCCCGATGTCCTGCGGTACTTCGCCAAGCAGGCGCACGCGGCGACGGACGGCGGCCGGGTGGCCGTCGGCCGTCCCCACCGGGGGCCCGGCGGTGTGGTCCAGTCGTACGACGAGGCGCTGGACGCGCTCGACCTGGCCGACAGGATGGGTCTGGACGACCCCGTGCTGTACGCGGCGGATCTGCTCGTCTACCCCGTGCTGACCCGTGACCGGCAGGCGATGGCCGATCTGGTGCGCAGCGAGCTCGGCCCGCTCCAGCAGGCGAGGGGCGGTGCGGAACCGCTCCTGAAGACGCTCTCCGTGTACTTCGACGCGGGCTGTGTCGCGGCCGAGACGGCCCGGCGGCTGGCGCTGAGCGTCCGGGCGCTCACGTACCGGCTGGAGCGGATCCATCAGCTCACCGGCTCCGACCCGTCCGACCCGATGCACCGCTACACCCTGCAGACCGCGGTGATCGGGGCCCGGCTGCTGGACTGGCCGGCCAAGGAGGTTTGA
- a CDS encoding MFS transporter codes for MVVLDATIVNIALPSAQQDLGFSDGNRQWIVTAYALAFGSLLLLGGRIADLVGRRVVFLTGLVGFAVASAIGGAAPSFEVLVLARALQGVFGALLAPAALSLLTTTFTVPKERAKAFGIYGAIAGAGGAVGLLLGGVLTEYLDWRWCLYVNLLFAALAFIGGSRLLTAGAPANRPKLDIPGTLLVSAGLFCIVFGFSKAETNPWSSPQTWGFLLAGAVLVSAFAWWQTRAVHPLLPMRVVLDRDRAASFLAMFISGAGMFGVFLFLTYYLQKSLLYSPVSTGAAFLPMVAVMIVTSVTTTNTLVPRFGAKPIVPLGMGISAAAMAWLTTLDLSSSYLAHVLPPLICLGLGLGMIFATAMNLATAGVGARDAGVASAMVNTSQQVGGSIGTALLNTLATSAAADYLVGRKPTPDAVAQAQLESYSTAYWWSAGFFAVGLLVTVILYRRGAPRPHLVEEPEAARV; via the coding sequence ATGGTGGTCCTCGACGCGACGATCGTGAACATCGCGTTGCCCTCCGCCCAGCAGGACCTCGGCTTCAGCGACGGAAACCGTCAGTGGATCGTGACGGCCTACGCCCTCGCCTTCGGCTCGCTGCTGCTGCTCGGCGGACGCATCGCCGACCTGGTCGGCCGCCGGGTGGTGTTCCTGACCGGGCTGGTCGGCTTCGCCGTCGCCTCGGCCATCGGCGGCGCCGCCCCGAGCTTCGAGGTCCTGGTGCTGGCCCGCGCCCTGCAGGGCGTGTTCGGCGCACTCCTCGCCCCGGCCGCGCTCTCGCTCCTCACCACGACGTTCACCGTGCCCAAGGAGCGGGCGAAGGCCTTCGGGATCTACGGCGCCATCGCGGGTGCGGGCGGTGCGGTGGGGCTGCTGCTCGGCGGGGTCCTCACCGAGTACCTGGACTGGCGCTGGTGCCTGTACGTGAACCTGCTGTTCGCGGCCCTCGCCTTCATCGGCGGCTCGCGCCTGCTCACCGCGGGCGCGCCCGCGAACCGGCCGAAGCTCGACATCCCGGGGACCCTGCTGGTCTCCGCCGGGCTCTTCTGTATCGTGTTCGGCTTCTCCAAGGCCGAGACGAATCCCTGGAGTTCACCCCAGACCTGGGGGTTCCTGCTGGCCGGGGCGGTGCTCGTGTCCGCGTTCGCGTGGTGGCAGACCAGGGCCGTGCATCCGCTGCTGCCGATGCGCGTGGTGCTGGACCGGGACCGTGCGGCGTCGTTCCTCGCGATGTTCATCTCCGGCGCAGGCATGTTCGGCGTGTTCCTGTTCCTCACCTACTACCTCCAGAAGAGCCTGCTGTACTCGCCGGTCTCCACGGGCGCGGCCTTCCTGCCCATGGTCGCCGTCATGATCGTGACGTCCGTGACGACGACCAACACACTGGTGCCACGGTTCGGGGCCAAGCCGATCGTGCCCCTCGGCATGGGCATCTCGGCGGCTGCCATGGCGTGGCTGACCACCCTGGACCTGAGCAGCAGTTACCTCGCCCATGTGCTGCCCCCGCTGATCTGTCTGGGCCTGGGCCTCGGCATGATCTTCGCCACGGCGATGAACCTGGCGACCGCCGGAGTGGGGGCGAGGGATGCCGGGGTGGCCTCCGCGATGGTCAACACGAGCCAGCAGGTCGGCGGCTCCATCGGTACGGCGCTGCTCAACACCCTGGCCACCAGCGCCGCCGCCGACTACCTGGTGGGCCGCAAACCCACCCCGGACGCGGTCGCCCAGGCCCAGCTGGAGAGCTACTCCACGGCGTACTGGTGGTCGGCGGGCTTCTTCGCCGTCGGGCTGCTGGTCACGGTGATCCTCTACCGCCGGGGCGCACCGCGTCCCCACCTGGTGGAGGAACCCGAGGCGGCACGGGTCTGA
- a CDS encoding nitroreductase family deazaflavin-dependent oxidoreductase, whose protein sequence is MSEPAPSPGPQRPPLPTGLRRTAARLPVHMFRAGLGPLFRGRLLLLVHTGRTTGLSRRTVIEVVESTTADGRRSWTVASGFGPGADWYRNLLRTPHATVQAGRRFHAVTAHALPVAQGGEVMMRYAPRHPRTARRLAAFMGFTVDGSTQDYRRVGESIPFVQLVESAGPGR, encoded by the coding sequence ATGTCTGAACCCGCACCCTCGCCCGGCCCGCAGCGCCCGCCGCTGCCGACCGGACTGCGGCGCACCGCCGCCCGGCTGCCCGTCCATATGTTCCGCGCGGGCCTCGGACCGTTGTTCCGGGGCCGCCTGCTGCTCCTCGTCCACACCGGGCGCACCACGGGTCTCTCCCGGCGGACGGTCATCGAGGTCGTCGAGTCCACGACCGCGGACGGCCGGCGGAGCTGGACGGTCGCCTCCGGCTTCGGCCCCGGTGCCGACTGGTACCGCAATCTGCTCCGTACGCCGCACGCCACCGTGCAGGCCGGGCGCAGGTTCCACGCCGTGACGGCGCACGCCCTGCCGGTCGCGCAGGGCGGCGAGGTGATGATGCGGTACGCGCCCCGCCACCCCCGGACCGCCCGACGGCTCGCCGCGTTCATGGGGTTCACGGTCGACGGCAGCACACAGGACTACCGGCGGGTCGGCGAGTCGATCCCGTTCGTCCAGCTGGTGGAGAGCGCCGGGCCCGGCCGCTGA
- a CDS encoding MarR family winged helix-turn-helix transcriptional regulator, which yields MAAHEQSSEERPSAPGRDDVDAVTRAVLTASRLLVAVSARSLATVEDRVTLPQFRLLVVLATHGDAKLVSLAERLGVNPSTAMRMVDRLIAAGLAERQVNPANRRETSLRVTPEGCRLVEDVTSARRREVAAIVERLAPEQCTALIDALTAFTAAGGEPTVPGGGADAFPLGWAPDLTAPEETP from the coding sequence ATGGCCGCGCACGAACAGTCATCTGAGGAACGACCGTCCGCCCCGGGCAGGGACGACGTCGACGCGGTGACGCGGGCGGTGCTCACGGCGTCGCGGCTGCTGGTGGCGGTGTCCGCCCGTTCGCTGGCGACGGTCGAGGACCGGGTGACGCTGCCCCAGTTCCGGCTGCTCGTGGTGCTGGCCACGCACGGGGACGCCAAGCTCGTCTCGCTCGCCGAGCGGCTCGGCGTGAACCCGTCGACCGCGATGCGCATGGTGGACCGGCTGATCGCCGCCGGTCTGGCGGAACGGCAGGTCAACCCGGCCAACCGCCGGGAGACCTCGCTGCGGGTGACGCCCGAGGGGTGCCGGCTGGTGGAGGACGTCACGTCCGCCCGCCGCCGGGAGGTCGCCGCCATCGTCGAACGCCTCGCGCCGGAGCAGTGCACCGCGCTGATCGACGCGCTGACGGCGTTCACCGCGGCGGGCGGTGAGCCGACCGTGCCCGGGGGCGGCGCGGACGCCTTCCCCCTGGGCTGGGCGCCCGACCTCACCGCCCCCGAGGAGACCCCTTAG